Proteins from a genomic interval of Chroococcidiopsis thermalis PCC 7203:
- the trpC gene encoding indole-3-glycerol phosphate synthase TrpC → MQIRRRPPNPSIEISYLSYQVSVPGAKPQHILEEIVWHKEIEVDRLREKLPLVELQKQALTAPPTRDFIAALRQGKTSPAVIAEVKKASPSKGVLREDFDPVAIALSYQQGNASCISVLTDSKFFQGSFDYLEQIRAAVDVPLLCKDFIIYPYQMYLARLRGADAVLLIAAILSDRDLQYFIKIAKALKLAALIEVHTLEELDRVLALDGVTLIGINNRNLENFSVDLQTTSQLLTARQPQLKQRDILVVSESGIHAPADVAVVTQAGAAAVLVGESLVKQPEPGNAIASLLG, encoded by the coding sequence ATGCAAATCCGTCGTCGTCCGCCAAATCCGTCTATTGAGATTAGTTATTTGAGCTATCAGGTATCAGTTCCAGGTGCAAAGCCGCAGCATATTTTAGAAGAAATTGTGTGGCACAAAGAGATTGAAGTCGATCGCTTGCGGGAAAAACTACCGCTAGTAGAGTTACAAAAGCAAGCCTTAACTGCACCCCCAACTCGCGATTTTATAGCTGCTTTACGTCAAGGTAAGACTTCTCCAGCAGTAATTGCTGAGGTGAAAAAAGCTTCTCCTAGTAAAGGCGTATTGCGAGAAGATTTCGATCCAGTCGCGATCGCGCTTTCCTATCAGCAAGGTAATGCTAGCTGTATTTCGGTACTGACAGATAGTAAATTCTTTCAAGGCAGTTTCGATTATTTAGAACAGATTCGCGCTGCGGTAGATGTACCTTTGTTGTGTAAGGATTTTATTATCTATCCTTACCAGATGTATCTAGCACGGTTACGGGGTGCTGATGCGGTGTTGTTGATTGCTGCAATTTTGAGCGATCGCGATTTACAATATTTCATCAAAATTGCTAAAGCTTTGAAGTTAGCCGCTTTAATCGAAGTCCATACTCTAGAAGAACTCGATCGCGTTTTGGCTTTGGATGGCGTAACTTTGATAGGTATCAATAATCGCAATCTGGAAAACTTTTCTGTCGATTTGCAAACAACTAGCCAACTATTAACCGCACGTCAGCCACAATTAAAACAACGAGATATTTTAGTTGTCAGCGAGTCGGGAATTCACGCGCCAGCCGATGTAGCTGTAGTCACTCAAGCAGGTGCAGCAGCAGTGCTAGTTGGCGAGTCTTTAGTCAAGCAGCCAGAACCAGGGAATGCGATCGCTTCCCTGTTAGGATGA
- the lpdA gene encoding dihydrolipoyl dehydrogenase, giving the protein MSQGFDYDLVIIGAGVGGHGAALHAVSCGLKTAIIEAADMGGTCVNRGCIPSKALLAASGRVRELRDAHHLKALGIQVENVGFDRQAIANHALNLVSKLQGDLTNSLKRVGVDTIRGRGKVAGQQKVTVTSDSGDKTITAKDIILAPGSIPFVPPGIEIDGKTVFTSDQAVKLESLPQWVAIIGSGYIGLEFSDVYSALGCEITMIEALDQLMPGFDRDIAKIAERVLITPRDIETYVGIYAKKVIPGSPVVIELANFKTKEYVDTLEVDGCLVATGRIPATKDLGLESVGAELDRRGYIPVNDSMAVLSGGEPVPHLWAIGDATGKMMLAHAASAQGIVAVENICDRQRQIDYRSIPAAAFTHPEISYVGMTETAAKELGEAEGFTIKTAKTYFKGNSKALADGDADGIAKVVYRQDTGEVLGVHIIGSHASDLIHEASAAIANRQSVHSLAFLVHAHPTLSEVLDEAYKRAVHA; this is encoded by the coding sequence GTGAGTCAGGGATTCGATTACGATTTAGTAATTATTGGCGCTGGGGTAGGCGGACATGGAGCTGCCTTACACGCCGTCAGTTGTGGCTTAAAGACAGCCATCATTGAAGCAGCTGATATGGGCGGAACCTGTGTCAATCGCGGTTGCATTCCCTCTAAAGCACTGTTGGCAGCATCGGGACGAGTGCGGGAATTGCGCGACGCACACCATTTAAAAGCACTGGGTATTCAGGTAGAAAATGTTGGGTTCGACCGTCAGGCGATCGCTAATCATGCGTTAAATTTAGTTAGCAAGTTGCAAGGCGACTTGACAAATAGTCTCAAGCGTGTAGGAGTTGACACGATTCGCGGTAGGGGAAAAGTTGCGGGACAGCAGAAAGTCACGGTGACTAGCGATAGCGGCGACAAAACAATTACTGCTAAAGATATTATCCTTGCCCCTGGTTCCATACCCTTCGTTCCCCCAGGAATTGAAATTGATGGCAAGACTGTATTTACCAGCGACCAAGCAGTTAAGTTGGAATCCTTACCTCAATGGGTAGCAATTATTGGTAGCGGCTACATCGGCTTAGAATTTTCCGATGTTTACTCGGCTTTAGGCTGCGAAATTACCATGATTGAAGCCCTAGACCAATTAATGCCAGGGTTCGATCGCGATATTGCTAAAATTGCCGAACGAGTTTTAATTACTCCCCGCGACATTGAAACTTATGTAGGCATTTACGCCAAGAAAGTCATCCCAGGTTCCCCAGTTGTCATCGAACTGGCAAATTTTAAAACGAAAGAATATGTCGATACGCTGGAAGTAGACGGCTGCTTAGTTGCCACCGGACGCATTCCCGCCACAAAGGATTTAGGTCTAGAATCTGTAGGCGCAGAACTCGATCGCCGTGGTTATATTCCCGTTAATGACAGTATGGCTGTATTATCTGGCGGCGAACCCGTACCTCATTTGTGGGCAATTGGCGACGCGACAGGGAAAATGATGTTAGCTCATGCAGCATCCGCTCAAGGAATTGTCGCAGTCGAAAATATTTGCGATCGCCAGCGTCAAATTGATTATCGCAGCATTCCCGCCGCTGCCTTCACCCACCCCGAAATTAGCTATGTTGGGATGACAGAAACCGCAGCAAAGGAATTAGGAGAAGCGGAAGGATTTACCATCAAAACCGCCAAAACATACTTTAAAGGCAACTCCAAGGCGCTAGCAGACGGCGATGCAGATGGAATTGCCAAAGTCGTCTACCGTCAAGATACGGGGGAAGTCTTGGGAGTCCACATCATCGGTTCCCACGCCTCCGACTTAATCCACGAAGCCTCAGCCGCGATCGCCAATCGTCAATCCGTCCACTCCCTCGCCTTCCTCGTTCACGCCCATCCTACCCTGTCCGAAGTCTTGGATGAAGCGTACAAACGGGCAGTTCATGCTTAA
- a CDS encoding DUF5340 domain-containing protein: MIPLPSPIHYEAVLQLLEQQTLPIVRQDPLLAEQVQQLIISLRKAAAQQKQLEASCQQAHVDYEFRWSINQSESDLVTTEHSTVS, encoded by the coding sequence ATGATTCCCCTTCCTTCTCCAATTCACTACGAAGCCGTATTGCAGTTATTAGAACAGCAAACATTACCTATTGTTAGGCAAGATCCTCTTTTAGCAGAGCAAGTGCAACAATTGATTATTTCTTTACGTAAAGCTGCGGCTCAACAAAAGCAACTAGAAGCCAGTTGTCAGCAAGCTCATGTAGATTATGAGTTTCGTTGGTCTATAAATCAAAGCGAATCCGATTTAGTTACTACAGAACATTCTACAGTTTCATAA
- a CDS encoding chloride channel protein — protein sequence MPALRQYLRHWMRPRRTSAIAEACLIGLVAALSAVLLKAGSGWFGAMRVHQSNLFPAWILLPSFGLTFGYLSGLLVERLAPEASGSGIPHVKAVLANAATDISWRTAGVKLLASTLAIGSGLTIGRQGPTVHIGAALAAQFSRWVPTSPDHRRQMIAAGAGAGLAAAFNAPITGVLFVVEELLRDLSSLTLGTAILASFIGAVVSRILGGRSLDLSLVLTAHSTSFSLIELPFFLLLGILAGLLGSLFHRGIIASLKFYRQLHVSLSLRIALAGLISGIAIALLPPTFRDNSGLREFLITGDASLELAAIAFVAQFILTLVAFGSGAPGGLFAPSLIIGSALGYLVGLTETQLLGIGSPATYALAGMGAFFSVVSKVPITAIAIVFEMTTDFNLVLPLMIGSVTAYLIAERLAPGSLYDKILQLNGINLESAATPKGFLAELTAEDVMQRRVETLGAQMMLDEAVQAFSRSHHRGFPVVDNSKLVGIITQTDLAKIRDRPLPGDTPISEVMTPQPVTVSPHATLAHVLYLLDRYQLSRLPVVENRRMVGIITRADIIRVEADKLNGETEQTGPRPEPSYIVYQTRSPSTGRGRILVPIANPQTAELLLQMAAAIARDRDYELECIQVILVSRRSSPAETSVQTGKSRKLLRQAEVIAKKQKIPVHTQIRVAHDTAQAILETIKEQHIDILLMGWKGNTITPGRIFGNVVDTLIRQAPCDVVLVKFGEESGVGRGGFPNPPVRESEFRIPNYDRWLVPMAGGPNAKVAIKLLPPLVSLGEEPEIHLCQVFESKEAKPDLSVLQQAIRYLVKYRQLSGKVTAVPVVSSSVADGLINLVKSEDFDVVVLGASREGMLQNAIKGNIPAQIANRVDSTVILVRGEIDSK from the coding sequence ATGCCTGCCCTCCGCCAATACTTGCGCCACTGGATGCGTCCCCGCCGCACCAGCGCGATCGCCGAAGCTTGTTTAATTGGTTTAGTCGCCGCTTTATCTGCGGTATTGCTAAAAGCCGGTTCTGGCTGGTTTGGAGCAATGCGAGTCCATCAATCTAACCTGTTTCCAGCCTGGATTTTGCTGCCATCTTTTGGTCTGACTTTTGGGTATTTGTCTGGTTTGCTGGTGGAACGGTTAGCCCCAGAAGCAAGCGGTAGCGGTATTCCTCACGTTAAGGCAGTACTTGCCAACGCTGCGACAGACATATCATGGCGGACTGCTGGGGTCAAGTTACTCGCTTCAACATTAGCAATTGGTTCGGGGTTGACCATAGGCAGACAAGGACCAACCGTGCATATAGGTGCAGCCTTAGCCGCCCAATTTAGCCGTTGGGTTCCCACATCTCCCGACCATCGCCGCCAGATGATTGCCGCAGGTGCAGGTGCGGGATTAGCTGCTGCTTTTAATGCCCCCATTACGGGGGTTTTGTTTGTGGTTGAAGAATTACTCCGCGATTTGTCTAGTTTGACTTTAGGAACGGCAATTCTCGCTTCGTTTATCGGTGCGGTCGTGTCGCGGATTTTAGGTGGTCGCAGCCTGGATTTGAGTTTGGTATTGACTGCCCACTCAACTTCATTCTCGTTAATTGAACTGCCATTTTTCTTGTTACTGGGGATCTTGGCAGGGTTACTAGGTTCTCTGTTTCATCGTGGCATCATTGCGAGTTTAAAATTTTATCGCCAGTTGCACGTTAGCTTATCCCTACGGATTGCCTTAGCTGGGTTAATTTCCGGTATTGCGATCGCCCTTTTACCTCCTACCTTTCGCGATAATAGTGGTTTGAGGGAATTTCTGATTACTGGAGATGCCAGTTTAGAATTAGCCGCGATCGCCTTTGTCGCGCAGTTTATCCTCACTTTAGTTGCTTTTGGTTCGGGTGCGCCAGGAGGATTATTTGCCCCTAGTCTGATTATCGGTTCGGCTTTGGGTTATTTAGTCGGGTTGACAGAAACTCAATTATTAGGTATCGGTTCTCCCGCCACATATGCTTTAGCGGGGATGGGGGCATTTTTTAGCGTCGTCTCTAAAGTCCCGATTACGGCGATCGCGATCGTGTTTGAGATGACGACCGATTTTAACTTAGTCTTACCGTTAATGATCGGCTCTGTAACGGCGTACCTCATTGCCGAACGATTAGCACCTGGATCGCTCTACGATAAGATTTTGCAACTCAACGGGATTAACTTAGAATCAGCAGCCACACCCAAGGGCTTTCTGGCTGAGTTAACAGCAGAAGATGTGATGCAGCGCCGGGTAGAAACTTTAGGGGCGCAAATGATGCTAGATGAGGCAGTACAGGCGTTTTCTCGCTCCCACCATCGCGGCTTTCCCGTCGTCGATAATAGTAAGTTAGTCGGAATTATCACCCAAACCGATTTAGCCAAAATTCGCGATCGCCCCTTACCTGGAGATACTCCAATTAGCGAGGTGATGACTCCCCAACCCGTCACTGTCAGTCCTCACGCAACTCTCGCCCATGTCTTGTATTTGCTCGATCGCTACCAACTCAGCCGCTTACCCGTAGTGGAAAATCGGCGAATGGTGGGCATTATTACCCGTGCCGATATTATCCGCGTTGAAGCTGACAAACTCAACGGCGAGACAGAACAGACAGGTCCCCGTCCTGAACCATCTTATATAGTCTATCAAACGCGATCGCCCAGCACCGGACGTGGCAGAATTTTAGTGCCGATCGCTAACCCCCAAACGGCAGAATTATTGTTACAAATGGCTGCGGCAATTGCCCGCGATCGCGATTACGAACTAGAGTGCATTCAAGTTATCCTCGTCTCTCGCCGCAGTTCCCCCGCTGAAACTTCCGTGCAGACGGGAAAAAGCCGCAAGTTACTCCGTCAAGCCGAGGTGATAGCGAAAAAGCAAAAAATCCCCGTTCATACTCAAATTCGGGTAGCTCACGACACTGCTCAAGCAATATTAGAGACAATTAAAGAACAACACATCGATATTTTGTTGATGGGATGGAAAGGTAACACCATCACTCCTGGGCGAATTTTTGGCAATGTTGTAGACACCCTGATCCGTCAAGCACCCTGCGATGTTGTATTGGTTAAATTTGGTGAAGAGTCAGGAGTCGGTAGGGGCGGGTTTCCAAACCCGCCCGTACGGGAGTCGGAATTCCGAATTCCAAATTACGATCGTTGGCTAGTCCCGATGGCGGGTGGTCCCAATGCGAAAGTAGCGATTAAACTTTTACCACCGCTAGTTTCTCTGGGAGAAGAACCGGAGATTCATCTGTGTCAGGTGTTTGAATCCAAAGAAGCAAAACCCGATTTGAGCGTTTTGCAACAAGCAATTCGTTACTTAGTTAAATATCGACAATTATCAGGCAAAGTCACCGCTGTACCAGTCGTATCGAGTTCTGTTGCAGATGGCTTAATTAATTTAGTTAAGTCTGAAGATTTTGATGTTGTGGTGTTGGGTGCAAGCCGAGAAGGAATGTTGCAAAATGCGATTAAAGGTAATATTCCTGCTCAAATTGCTAATCGGGTAGATAGTACGGTGATTTTGGTACGCGGTGAAATTGATAGTAAGTAG